A genomic segment from Myxococcota bacterium encodes:
- a CDS encoding thiopurine S-methyltransferase has product MDPEFWLERWRTQQLGFHLPEANPLLVAHWSSLGVPTDATVLVPLCGKSRDLQWLADRGHRVVGVELAEQAARAFFAEGGVAPHAGRGVSLPWLEAGRVRIFTGDFFALAREDVAACAAVYDRAALIALPPALRVRYAAHLRALLGGRAPTLLVTLEYDQERVAGPPFSVPAAEVERLFGAELRVEPLARHEGAAVPPKFAEAGPVAECIYALRPRESAAGDARGRI; this is encoded by the coding sequence GTGGACCCGGAGTTCTGGCTCGAGCGCTGGCGCACGCAGCAGCTGGGCTTCCACCTCCCCGAAGCGAACCCGCTGCTCGTCGCACACTGGAGCTCGTTAGGCGTTCCCACCGACGCGACGGTGCTCGTGCCGCTCTGCGGCAAGTCGCGCGACCTGCAGTGGCTCGCCGATCGCGGCCACCGCGTCGTCGGCGTCGAGCTCGCCGAGCAGGCGGCGCGCGCCTTCTTCGCCGAAGGCGGCGTCGCGCCACACGCGGGGCGCGGCGTCTCGCTCCCGTGGCTCGAGGCCGGCCGCGTACGCATCTTCACGGGCGATTTCTTCGCGCTCGCGCGGGAGGACGTCGCCGCCTGCGCGGCCGTCTACGACCGCGCCGCGCTGATCGCGCTCCCGCCCGCGCTGCGCGTCCGCTATGCGGCGCACCTGCGCGCGCTGCTCGGAGGCCGCGCACCGACGCTCCTCGTCACGCTCGAGTACGACCAGGAACGGGTGGCCGGGCCGCCCTTCTCGGTGCCGGCCGCCGAGGTCGAGCGGCTCTTCGGCGCGGAGCTGCGCGTCGAGCCGCTCGCGCGCCACGAGGGCGCCGCCGTGCCGCCGAAGTTCGCCGAGGCGGGGCCGGTCGCGGAGTGCATCTACGCGCTGCGGCCCCGCGAATCGGCGGCCGGTGACGCGCGGGGCCGGATCTGA
- a CDS encoding acetyl-CoA hydrolase/transferase C-terminal domain-containing protein: protein MPPEILTPDEAAARFRPRDALAVGVATAQPPALLEALGRRDDWEDLLFLSSLLIAPFPLVTRKGVRTRSGFHGPAERAFEAAGHDVEFVPSDFRRYGPLARRFAPRVLATAAAPGLRPGEVSLSLHAGGFVDELRRAGRDPERLLVVEVNAQLPSTHGVRPDHPHAIPLDEIDVLIEVDRAPFTIASSEPTDVERRIAAHALGYVEDGAVLQTGIGGVPDLVAQALAKGDRGPFGIHTEMFTTGLMHLHAAGKIDDAHGLLGPFSVATFAAGTRELYAWLHDNPAVRFLPVEVTNSPEVIARNERMISINGALAVDLAGQVAADTIGARQFSGVGGHEDFTSGASMSPGGHSLVCLPSTATVDGELVSRIVDRFAAGTTVTSPRHQVDVVITEWGAAELAGKTVRERADALAAIAHPQFRDGLREASPYRRPPRA, encoded by the coding sequence ATGCCGCCCGAGATCCTGACCCCCGACGAGGCCGCGGCCCGCTTCCGGCCGCGCGACGCGCTCGCCGTCGGCGTCGCGACCGCGCAGCCGCCCGCGCTCCTCGAAGCGCTCGGGCGCCGCGACGACTGGGAGGACCTGCTGTTCCTCTCGTCGCTGCTGATCGCGCCCTTCCCGCTCGTGACGCGCAAGGGCGTGCGCACGCGCAGCGGCTTCCACGGCCCGGCCGAGCGCGCCTTCGAGGCGGCCGGCCACGACGTCGAGTTCGTGCCCTCGGACTTCCGGCGCTACGGCCCGCTCGCGCGCCGGTTCGCGCCGCGCGTGCTCGCGACCGCGGCGGCGCCCGGGCTGCGGCCGGGCGAGGTGTCGCTCTCGCTCCACGCGGGAGGCTTCGTCGACGAGCTGCGGCGCGCCGGGCGCGACCCCGAGCGGCTGCTCGTCGTCGAGGTGAACGCGCAGCTCCCGAGCACGCACGGCGTGCGGCCCGACCACCCGCACGCGATCCCGCTCGACGAGATCGACGTGCTGATCGAGGTCGACCGCGCGCCGTTCACGATCGCGTCGTCGGAGCCGACCGACGTCGAGCGCCGCATCGCCGCGCACGCGCTCGGCTACGTCGAGGACGGGGCCGTGCTGCAGACGGGCATCGGCGGCGTGCCCGACCTCGTCGCGCAAGCGCTCGCGAAGGGCGACCGCGGCCCCTTCGGCATCCACACCGAGATGTTCACGACGGGGCTCATGCACCTGCACGCGGCGGGCAAGATCGACGACGCGCACGGCCTGCTCGGGCCGTTCTCGGTGGCGACGTTCGCGGCCGGCACGCGCGAGCTCTACGCCTGGCTGCACGACAACCCGGCCGTGCGCTTCCTGCCCGTCGAGGTGACGAACTCGCCCGAGGTCATCGCTCGGAACGAGCGCATGATCTCGATCAACGGCGCGCTCGCGGTCGATCTCGCGGGGCAGGTCGCCGCCGACACGATCGGCGCGCGCCAGTTCTCGGGCGTGGGCGGACACGAGGACTTCACGTCGGGCGCGAGCATGTCGCCGGGCGGACACTCGCTCGTGTGCCTGCCGTCGACGGCGACCGTCGACGGCGAGCTCGTCTCGCGCATCGTCGACCGCTTCGCCGCGGGCACGACGGTGACGTCGCCGCGCCACCAGGTGGACGTCGTGATCACCGAGTGGGGGGCGGCCGAGCTCGCCGGGAAGACGGTGCGCGAGCGCGCCGACGCGCTCGCCGCGATCGCGCACCCGCAGTTCCGCGACGGTCTGCGCGAGGCGTCGCCGTACCGGCGCCCCCCGCGCGCCTGA
- a CDS encoding group II truncated hemoglobin encodes MSASPDANDRPYGTGDASFRAAGGEEGLRALVTDFYELMSTRDFARRIRDMHPSDLDVSIDKLARFLCGWLGGPKRYAERYGPIRLPRAHAHLPIDADDRDAWLRCMALAIARQPWDDAFKTYLLGALRVPAERIRAVCEEGRGGGAGGGRGRCSAG; translated from the coding sequence TTGTCCGCGAGCCCCGACGCGAACGATCGCCCCTACGGAACCGGGGACGCGTCCTTCCGCGCCGCCGGAGGCGAGGAAGGGTTGCGCGCCCTCGTCACCGACTTCTACGAGCTGATGTCGACGCGCGACTTCGCGCGCCGCATCCGCGACATGCACCCTTCCGACCTCGACGTCTCGATCGACAAGCTCGCGCGCTTCCTGTGCGGCTGGCTCGGCGGCCCGAAGCGCTATGCCGAGAGGTACGGCCCGATCCGCCTGCCGCGGGCGCACGCGCACCTGCCGATCGACGCCGACGATCGCGACGCGTGGCTGCGCTGCATGGCCCTCGCGATCGCGCGCCAGCCGTGGGACGACGCGTTCAAGACGTACCTGCTCGGCGCGCTGCGCGTCCCGGCCGAGCGCATCCGCGCCGTGTGCGAGGAAGGACGCGGGGGCGGAGCGGGCGGCGGACGCGGCCGCTGCAGCGCCGGCTAG
- a CDS encoding DUF5718 family protein: protein MGTTTAAAQTGSGSRSDAPGEPDYRDAIGLGVAGNFAGHLEQAGEAADFASLAPRPVDAPKGLFPFYVPPGPGAGAHFLHTYPVSSTTLRLAPGGEKHQIEPEVALLCDLAYDDGGRVHSVVPRFAMAHDDCSIRRPGAKKISEKKNWGAQSKGTARGAIAIDRFESGGVLDRYRLASFLVRDGAVHEYGVDSPVTSYSYFYGRLVDWLVDRMRAQADEGPLEDVPRWIATAGAPRRALISIGATRYTELGEHTFLEAGDRAVVALYDASRYDAAGVRALAAAPPPTAPDGVSLLDQLVVAAAPQ from the coding sequence GTGGGCACGACGACGGCGGCAGCGCAGACGGGTTCGGGATCGCGGAGCGACGCCCCGGGCGAGCCCGACTACCGCGACGCGATCGGCCTCGGCGTCGCGGGCAACTTCGCGGGGCACCTCGAGCAGGCGGGCGAGGCGGCCGACTTCGCGTCGCTCGCGCCGCGGCCGGTCGACGCGCCGAAGGGGCTGTTTCCGTTCTACGTGCCGCCCGGCCCCGGCGCGGGTGCGCACTTCCTCCACACCTATCCCGTGTCGTCGACGACGCTGCGCCTCGCGCCTGGCGGCGAGAAACACCAGATCGAGCCCGAAGTCGCGCTCCTGTGCGACCTCGCGTACGACGACGGCGGGCGCGTGCACAGCGTCGTGCCGCGCTTCGCGATGGCGCACGACGACTGCTCGATCCGCCGCCCGGGCGCGAAGAAGATCAGCGAGAAGAAGAACTGGGGCGCGCAGAGCAAGGGCACGGCGCGCGGCGCGATCGCGATCGACCGCTTCGAGTCGGGCGGCGTGCTCGACCGCTACCGCCTCGCGTCCTTCCTCGTCCGCGACGGCGCGGTGCACGAGTACGGCGTCGACAGCCCCGTCACGAGCTACAGCTACTTCTACGGCCGCCTCGTCGACTGGCTCGTCGACCGCATGCGCGCGCAGGCGGACGAGGGGCCGCTCGAGGACGTGCCGCGCTGGATCGCCACCGCCGGCGCACCGCGCCGCGCGCTCATCAGCATCGGCGCGACGCGCTACACGGAGCTCGGCGAGCACACGTTCCTCGAGGCCGGCGACCGCGCCGTCGTCGCGCTCTACGACGCTTCGCGGTACGACGCGGCGGGCGTGCGCGCGCTCGCGGCCGCGCCACCGCCGACCGCTCCCGACGGCGTGTCGCTGCTCGACCAGCTCGTCGTCGCCGCGGCGCCGCAGTGA
- a CDS encoding amidohydrolase family protein, with the protein MSHAPVSREAAARIRASLDHPVVDADGHLVEYWPELDRRLRREGVDGGMATLLATATFDGSRSWASLTPAERARERAYRSPWWGFPNDARDLATATAPRLLHARLDELGIDFALCYPSVGLQMPAQRDERLRRLGCRAYNRYAKDVCDGLGDRLRAVAIVPTWSPEEAVEELEHAVLELGFRAVVIGGFVPRPFDDGGERAFWIDALGLDSAHDYDPLWKRLVELGIAPSVHSGSMGWSGRRSTSNFSYNHMGNFAGACEATAKSLFFGGVLHRFPALRVAFLEGGAGWAVQMLVSLVEHFEKRGVEGLRERDPAGIDAALFDELVAAHAAGMSTVAGWGETMKRVLGTPDVVDDFAAAGIASEDDIVRQVSQQCFFGCEADDPLAGVAFDARRLPGGRPLNAMFSSDIGHWDVAHMHEVVPEAWEHVERGWMDRDAFRAFMADHAIRLYGEASPSFFEGTRIEGHARAVLARR; encoded by the coding sequence ATGTCACACGCTCCCGTCTCGCGCGAAGCGGCGGCGCGCATCCGCGCGTCGCTCGACCACCCCGTCGTCGACGCCGACGGCCACCTCGTCGAGTACTGGCCGGAGCTCGATCGCCGCCTCCGCCGGGAAGGTGTGGACGGCGGCATGGCGACGCTGCTCGCGACCGCGACGTTCGACGGCTCGCGTTCGTGGGCCTCGCTCACGCCGGCCGAGCGCGCGCGCGAGCGCGCCTATCGTTCGCCCTGGTGGGGGTTCCCGAACGACGCGCGCGATCTCGCCACCGCGACCGCACCGCGTCTGCTGCACGCGCGCCTCGACGAGCTCGGGATCGACTTCGCCCTCTGCTATCCGAGCGTCGGCCTGCAGATGCCCGCGCAGCGCGACGAACGGCTCCGCCGGCTCGGCTGCCGCGCCTACAACCGCTATGCGAAGGACGTCTGCGACGGGCTCGGCGATCGACTGCGCGCCGTCGCGATCGTCCCGACGTGGAGCCCCGAGGAGGCCGTCGAGGAGCTCGAGCACGCCGTCCTCGAGCTCGGTTTCCGCGCGGTCGTGATCGGCGGCTTCGTGCCCCGCCCCTTCGACGACGGAGGCGAGCGCGCGTTCTGGATCGACGCGCTCGGTCTCGACAGCGCGCACGACTACGACCCGCTCTGGAAGCGGCTCGTCGAGCTCGGCATCGCGCCGAGCGTGCACTCGGGCTCGATGGGCTGGAGCGGCCGGCGCTCGACCTCGAACTTCTCCTACAACCACATGGGCAACTTCGCGGGCGCGTGCGAGGCGACGGCGAAGTCGCTCTTCTTCGGCGGCGTGCTGCACCGCTTCCCGGCGCTCCGCGTCGCCTTCCTCGAGGGCGGTGCGGGCTGGGCCGTGCAGATGCTCGTGAGCCTCGTCGAGCACTTCGAGAAGCGCGGCGTCGAGGGGCTCCGCGAGCGCGACCCGGCCGGCATCGACGCCGCGCTCTTCGACGAGCTCGTCGCGGCGCACGCGGCCGGGATGTCGACCGTCGCGGGCTGGGGCGAGACGATGAAGCGCGTCCTCGGAACGCCCGACGTCGTCGACGACTTCGCCGCCGCCGGCATCGCGAGCGAGGACGACATCGTCCGGCAGGTCTCGCAGCAGTGCTTCTTCGGCTGCGAGGCCGACGACCCGCTCGCGGGCGTCGCGTTCGACGCGCGGCGCCTTCCGGGCGGCCGGCCGCTCAACGCGATGTTCTCGTCGGACATCGGGCACTGGGACGTGGCGCACATGCACGAGGTCGTCCCCGAGGCGTGGGAGCACGTCGAGCGGGGCTGGATGGATCGCGACGCGTTCCGCGCCTTCATGGCCGACCACGCGATCCGCCTGTACGGAGAGGCGAGCCCCTCGTTCTTCGAGGGCACGCGCATCGAGGGCCACGCACGGGCGGTCCTCGCCCGACGGTGA
- a CDS encoding 1,4-dihydroxy-2-naphthoyl-CoA synthase, translated as MVSELFDAERWREVPGFAFRDITYHRAVDQGTVRIAFDRPEVRNAFRPSTVDELYRALDHARMTTDVGCILVTGNGPSPKDGVRAFCSGGDQRIRGRDGYRYAEGEDAGSIDPGRTGRLHILEVQRLVRFMPKVVIAVVPGFAVGGGHSLHVTCDLTIASREHAVFKQTDTDVASFDGGFGSAYLARQIGQKRAREVFFLGASYSAEEAHAMGMVNLVAPHAELERTALAWAAEINTKSPTAQRMAKFAMNAVDDGLIGQQVFAGEATRLAYMTDEAQEGRDAFLEKRPRDFSRFPWHY; from the coding sequence ATGGTCTCGGAGCTGTTCGACGCGGAGCGCTGGCGCGAGGTGCCGGGCTTCGCGTTTCGCGACATCACCTACCACCGCGCCGTCGACCAGGGCACGGTGCGCATCGCCTTCGACCGGCCCGAGGTGCGCAACGCCTTCCGGCCGTCGACCGTCGACGAGCTCTACCGCGCGCTCGACCACGCGCGCATGACGACCGACGTCGGCTGCATCCTCGTGACGGGCAACGGGCCGTCGCCGAAGGACGGCGTGCGCGCGTTCTGCTCGGGCGGCGACCAGCGCATCCGCGGGCGCGACGGCTATCGCTACGCGGAGGGCGAGGACGCGGGCTCGATCGACCCCGGGCGCACCGGGCGCCTGCACATCCTCGAGGTGCAGCGACTCGTGCGCTTCATGCCGAAGGTCGTGATCGCCGTCGTTCCCGGCTTCGCAGTCGGCGGCGGGCACAGCCTGCACGTCACGTGCGACCTCACGATCGCGAGCCGCGAGCACGCCGTCTTCAAGCAGACCGACACCGACGTGGCGAGCTTCGACGGCGGCTTCGGCTCCGCCTACCTCGCGCGCCAGATCGGCCAGAAGCGCGCGCGCGAGGTGTTCTTCCTCGGCGCGAGCTACTCGGCCGAGGAGGCGCACGCGATGGGGATGGTGAACCTCGTCGCGCCGCACGCCGAGCTCGAGCGCACGGCGCTCGCGTGGGCGGCCGAGATCAACACGAAGAGCCCGACCGCGCAGCGCATGGCGAAGTTCGCGATGAACGCCGTCGACGACGGCCTGATCGGGCAGCAGGTGTTCGCCGGCGAGGCGACGCGGCTCGCGTACATGACGGACGAGGCGCAGGAGGGGCGCGACGCGTTCCTCGAGAAGCGCCCGCGCGACTTCTCGCGCTTCCCCTGGCACTACTGA
- a CDS encoding ATP-binding protein, which yields MDRLLDLTLPEVVRRDGVDIARRARVVLIACAISAVVSFYIAAVQLAVGSRVAGVATLVLGVLSIAGIVDIRRSGRWRRVGGALTFGIFAAAATTTALSGATLTAAAFYLCLVPLLATMIFGARAGGATAFLNVAVLCTVELARRRGVHFPYVVTHEVAAESAFRAAILFELILLGIAVIYDHLRSASLREVAESEARHLALGAQSTDLLFELDPDGRIAYATPVHAGALGWRPEELIGRPASDFVHPEDHDEIPRRIAEALTGGSSHGNDVRLRAKDGTWHWYEPAMTSYRAAEAEPRLIVVARDLSLRHEFEAQLRQSQKMDAVGQLASGVAHDFNNLLMVVASYAELLAERLPTGEDRDAAEEILRAAAKGEGLTRQLLAVSRPSASTPDTVQLNDVVRGIQGILTRLVGESVQVEVALDAALPAVHADAGHLEQILVNLAVNARDAMPSGGRLEIATHARDGAAALRIADTGVGMDETVRERAFEAFFTTKQRHSGTGLGLYVVYSLVSQMDGGIRVESAPGEGTAIEIELPAATESAAVAVAAPASASPATGGDETVLVVEDRAEVRTAVCTALRRAGYRVLEARDGAHGLAVARAFAGGIDLVLSDVVMPSMSGPRMMRELRAERPGTRVLYMSGHVDRLHDYGDELADEALVLKPIAPSALLARVRGKLDRPAARVAPPAHAAAPTGHAAAQSSQ from the coding sequence GTGGACCGGCTGCTCGACCTGACGCTCCCCGAGGTGGTCCGCCGCGACGGCGTCGACATCGCGCGCCGCGCGCGCGTCGTCCTGATCGCCTGCGCGATCTCGGCCGTCGTCTCGTTCTACATCGCCGCCGTGCAGCTCGCGGTCGGGAGCCGCGTCGCCGGCGTCGCGACCCTCGTGCTCGGCGTGCTGTCGATCGCCGGCATCGTCGACATCCGGCGCTCGGGCCGCTGGCGGCGCGTCGGCGGCGCACTGACGTTCGGCATCTTCGCCGCCGCGGCGACGACCACGGCGCTCAGCGGCGCGACGCTCACCGCCGCCGCGTTCTACCTGTGCCTCGTGCCGCTGCTCGCGACGATGATCTTCGGCGCGCGCGCCGGCGGCGCGACCGCGTTCCTCAACGTCGCCGTCCTGTGCACGGTCGAGCTCGCGCGCCGACGCGGCGTCCACTTCCCGTACGTCGTGACGCACGAGGTGGCGGCCGAGTCGGCGTTCCGCGCGGCCATCCTGTTCGAGCTCATCCTGCTCGGCATCGCCGTCATCTACGACCACCTGCGCAGCGCGAGCCTGCGCGAGGTCGCCGAGAGCGAGGCGCGCCACCTCGCGCTCGGCGCGCAGTCGACCGACCTGCTCTTCGAGCTCGATCCCGACGGCCGCATCGCCTACGCGACGCCCGTCCACGCGGGCGCGCTCGGCTGGCGTCCCGAGGAGCTGATCGGGCGCCCGGCGAGCGACTTCGTGCACCCCGAGGACCACGACGAGATCCCGCGGCGCATCGCCGAGGCGCTCACCGGCGGGAGCTCGCACGGCAACGACGTCCGCCTGCGCGCCAAGGACGGGACGTGGCACTGGTACGAGCCCGCGATGACGTCGTACCGCGCCGCCGAGGCCGAGCCGCGGCTGATCGTCGTCGCACGCGACCTGTCGCTGCGCCACGAGTTCGAGGCGCAGCTGCGGCAGTCGCAGAAGATGGACGCCGTCGGGCAGCTCGCGAGCGGCGTCGCGCACGACTTCAACAACCTGCTGATGGTGGTCGCGAGCTACGCCGAGCTGCTCGCCGAGCGGCTCCCGACGGGCGAGGACCGCGACGCCGCGGAGGAGATCCTGCGCGCGGCGGCGAAGGGCGAGGGTCTCACGCGCCAGCTGCTCGCCGTCAGCCGGCCGAGCGCGAGCACGCCCGACACCGTGCAGCTCAACGACGTCGTGCGCGGCATCCAGGGCATCCTGACGCGGCTCGTCGGCGAGAGCGTGCAGGTCGAGGTCGCGCTCGACGCGGCGCTGCCGGCCGTGCACGCGGATGCCGGCCACCTCGAGCAGATCCTCGTGAACCTCGCCGTCAACGCGCGCGACGCGATGCCGTCGGGCGGGCGCCTCGAGATCGCGACGCACGCGCGCGACGGCGCGGCCGCGCTGCGCATCGCCGACACGGGCGTGGGAATGGACGAGACGGTGCGCGAGCGCGCCTTCGAGGCCTTCTTCACCACGAAGCAGCGCCACAGCGGCACGGGCCTCGGGCTCTACGTCGTCTACTCGCTCGTGAGCCAGATGGACGGGGGGATCCGCGTCGAGAGCGCGCCGGGCGAGGGCACGGCGATCGAGATCGAGCTCCCCGCGGCGACCGAGAGCGCGGCGGTCGCCGTCGCCGCGCCCGCGAGTGCGTCGCCCGCGACCGGCGGCGACGAGACGGTGCTCGTCGTCGAGGACCGCGCCGAGGTCCGCACCGCGGTCTGCACGGCGCTCCGCCGCGCGGGCTACCGCGTGCTCGAGGCGCGCGACGGCGCCCACGGGCTCGCGGTCGCGCGCGCCTTCGCCGGCGGCATCGACCTCGTGCTGAGCGACGTCGTGATGCCGAGCATGAGCGGGCCGCGCATGATGCGCGAGCTGCGCGCGGAGCGCCCCGGGACGCGCGTGCTCTACATGTCGGGGCACGTCGACCGGCTCCACGACTACGGCGACGAGCTGGCCGACGAGGCGCTCGTGCTGAAGCCGATCGCGCCGTCGGCCCTGCTCGCGCGCGTGCGCGGGAAGCTCGACCGGCCGGCCGCGCGCGTCGCCCCGCCCGCGCACGCCGCGGCGCCGACGGGGCACGCCGCCGCCCAGTCGTCTCAGTAG
- a CDS encoding MBL fold metallo-hydrolase — MGSLASRIALVAVLVALGVGAVAARLLTTYEEPPVDPAWAVAGSGSIPDGAVTVRYTGTATLVFSDGETTWMTDGWFTRPGALALFFGTIAPDADAIARGLARNEVDRLAAVFPVHSHFDHAMDAPLVAQRTGAVLLGSESTANIGRGAGLAEDRIRVVADREPIALGRFVVTPIESRHFEFPDAAVRERALGEPDITEPLVPPVSAFDYRVGKAYVLHVAHPRGSFLVVGSAGFVPGGLEGFRADTVFLGVGGLGSQTDAYREAFWRETVGLTKPSRVVPIHWDSLAGPAEGPFTGEVRAAGFLARGGDALRAFLGAKARAHPDVAFATLPRFDPVVLF; from the coding sequence ATGGGATCGCTCGCCTCGCGCATCGCGCTCGTCGCGGTGCTCGTCGCACTCGGCGTCGGCGCCGTCGCGGCGCGGCTGCTGACGACCTACGAGGAGCCGCCCGTCGACCCGGCCTGGGCCGTCGCGGGCAGCGGCTCGATCCCCGACGGCGCCGTCACCGTCCGCTACACGGGAACGGCGACGCTCGTCTTCTCCGACGGCGAGACCACCTGGATGACGGACGGGTGGTTCACGCGCCCCGGCGCGCTCGCGCTCTTCTTCGGGACGATCGCGCCCGACGCGGACGCGATCGCGCGCGGGCTCGCGCGCAACGAGGTGGACCGGCTCGCCGCCGTCTTCCCCGTCCACTCGCACTTCGACCACGCGATGGACGCGCCGCTCGTCGCGCAGCGCACGGGCGCCGTGCTCCTCGGCTCCGAATCGACCGCGAACATCGGGCGCGGCGCGGGGCTCGCCGAGGACCGCATCCGCGTCGTCGCCGACCGCGAGCCGATCGCGCTCGGCCGCTTCGTCGTGACGCCTATCGAGTCGCGGCACTTCGAGTTTCCCGACGCCGCCGTCCGCGAGCGCGCGCTCGGCGAGCCGGACATCACCGAGCCGCTCGTCCCCCCGGTGTCGGCCTTCGACTACCGCGTCGGCAAGGCCTACGTGCTGCACGTCGCCCACCCGCGCGGGTCCTTCCTCGTGGTGGGGAGCGCGGGGTTCGTCCCGGGCGGCCTCGAGGGCTTCCGCGCCGACACCGTCTTCCTCGGCGTGGGCGGGCTCGGCTCGCAGACGGACGCGTATCGCGAGGCGTTCTGGCGCGAGACGGTCGGCCTAACGAAGCCGTCGCGCGTCGTCCCGATCCACTGGGACAGCCTCGCGGGCCCGGCCGAGGGGCCGTTCACGGGCGAGGTGCGCGCCGCCGGCTTCCTCGCGCGGGGCGGCGACGCGCTGCGCGCCTTCCTCGGAGCGAAGGCGCGCGCGCATCCCGACGTCGCGTTCGCGACGCTCCCGCGCTTCGACCCGGTCGTGCTCTTCTGA